In a single window of the Arachis hypogaea cultivar Tifrunner chromosome 6, arahy.Tifrunner.gnm2.J5K5, whole genome shotgun sequence genome:
- the LOC112696938 gene encoding uncharacterized protein isoform X2, producing MGSPSSHLDLWKLEIPVEGLVEEFESGWNPDEGDYCKKLVEFCSTKTLCQKLCQDGIQEKINDGSFSRLTYDMMLAWERPRYYDEDGTESVAKEHEERIARKATQEQEDIPLFYSDIMPLLVTNEASVGEDAFVWMGSQFPLVADVANGRFTFETLTAPTGLRLHHPAYDIFLKNMDKCIQHLQNQTKPNGVELADDEYILHVEGTASSQRVVRHIGTTSWPGRLTLTNYALYFEASGIINYEDAIKMDLSKDVEQSVKPAATGPWGAQLFDKAIIYESSDSSEEIVLEFPELTSSTRREHWLALIREIMFLHQFLSKYNINGPIQAWEIHARTILGIIRLHAAREMLRISPPVPTKFLIFSLYNELPKGDYVLEEFADSLKKVNSGHSCSASSILRIMNMYRSIPSDEIVEKPIQEVESSTSALEDSPSLKTAIKQSRKEEKEVLIAKATTEELKDDGVIDSIMVLTELLKPLKHVVPWVQGIFAWERPINTVAVLVLSLIITYMEWVGKAIACFLIWVIVKMLEARKNRICEKRKEIVISRTSMASDQSTVESIVSAQHGLYTVHEIMQIANIAMLKIWSILIYKADKHANVVMVAMSGLAFLLAVIPFKYFLMGIILQTFATSLKRVKPPPPPSSSPGTGNRRLREWWDSIPIVPVRVVDNALDE from the exons ATGGGATCTCCAAGCTCCCATTTAGATCTGTG GAAACTAGAAATTCCAGTAGAGGGATTGGTGGAAGAATTTGAATCAGGATGGAACCCGGATGAGGGAGACTACTGCAAAAAATTAGTAGAATTTTGCAGTACCAAGACTCTATGTCAAAAACTGTGCCAGGATGGCATACAGGAAAAGATCAACGATGGCTCATTTAGCAGGTTGACCTATGATATGATGCTTGCTTGGGAGAGACCTAGATACTATGATGAAGACGGCACG GAATCTGTAGCAAAGGAGCACGAAGAAAGGATAGCTCGAAAAGCCACTCAAGAACAGGAAGATATCCCTCTTTTTTATTCAGACATCATGCCTCTACTT GTTACTAATGAGGCCAGTGTCGGAGAAGATGCATTTGTGTGGATGGGATCACAATTTCCATTAGTAGCAGATGTTGCAAATGGAAGGTTTACTTTTGAAACTCTAACAGCACCAACAGGCCTCCGACTACACCATCCGGCATACgatatattcttaaaaaatatggACAA GTGCATACAGCATTTGCAGAATCAGACAAAGCCAAATGGTGTGGAACTGGCCGATGACGAATACATATTACATGTCGAAGGAACAGCAAGCTCCCAGAGAGTCGTTCGCCACATTGGGACGACAAGTTGGCCTG GTAGGCTTACACTGACCAACTATGCTCTTTACTTCGAAGCCTCGGGAATAATAAATTACGAAGATGCTATAAAAATGGACCTCTCCAAGGATGTCGAGCAGAGTGTAAAACCGGCTGCCACAGGTCCCTGGGGAGCTCAACTTTTTGACAAGGCCATAATCTATGAATCATCTGATTC ATCAGAGGAGATTGTACTAGAGTTTCCAGAACTCACAAGTTCCACGAGGCGCGAACATTGGCTAGCACTGATAAGGGAAATAATGTTTCTCCACCAGTTTTTATCGAAGTACAATATCAATGGTCCAATCCAAGCATGGGAGATTCATGCAAGGACAATATTGGGAATCATAAGGCTTCATGCAGCCAGAGAAATGCTAAGAATATCACCACCTGTCCCAACGAAGTTCCTAATATTCTCCTTATACAACGAGCTGCCAAAGGGAGATTATGTTCTCGAAGAATTCGCAGATAGCCTCAAGAAGGTCAATAGCGGACACTCGTGTAGCGCAAGCTCAATCCTTAGAATTATGAACATGTATAGGTCCATACCTTCTGATGAAATAGTAGAGAAGCCAATTCAAGAAGTTGAAAGTAGCACGAGTGCTTTAGAAGATAGTCCTTCCTTGAAGACAGCTATCAAACAATCaaggaaggaagaaaaggaagttCTCATCGCGAAAGCTACCACTGAAGAATTAAAGGATGATGGTGTCATCGACAGCATTATGGTTCTTACA gaACTATTAAAACCACTCAAACATGTAGTCCCATGGGTTCAAGGAATCTTCGCTTGGGAAAGGCCAATAAATACTGTTGCTGTTCTTGTTCTATCTCTCATAATCACTTATAT GGAGTGGGTTGGTAAGGCAATCGCATGTTTCTTGATATGGGTGATAGTAAAGATGCTTGAGGCAAGAAAAAATAGGATATGCGAGAAGCGCAAAGAGATAGTAATAAGTAGAACAAGTATGGCTTCGGATCAGTCCACGGTGGAGAGCATTGTCTCAGCCCAGCATGGATTGTATACTGTTCATGAGATCATGCAGATAGCTAATATAGCAATGCTAAAGATATGGTCAATACTTATTTACAAGGCAGATAAG CATGCAAATGTAGTGATGGTGGCAATGAGTGGTTTGGCATTCTTACTGGCAGTGATTCCATTTAAGTACTTCCTAATGGGAATCATTCTGCAAACCTTTGCCACATCGTTGAAGAGAGTTAAGCCGCCGCCGCCACCATCATCGTCTCCTGGAACAGGGAACAGACGCTTAAGGGAATGGTGGGACTCAATTCCAATTGTTCCTGTTCGTGTAGTAGACAATGCTCTTGATGAATAG
- the LOC112696938 gene encoding uncharacterized protein isoform X1 yields MATKLKYLSSIAEDVLKRCAQKLEIPVEGLVEEFESGWNPDEGDYCKKLVEFCSTKTLCQKLCQDGIQEKINDGSFSRLTYDMMLAWERPRYYDEDGTESVAKEHEERIARKATQEQEDIPLFYSDIMPLLVTNEASVGEDAFVWMGSQFPLVADVANGRFTFETLTAPTGLRLHHPAYDIFLKNMDKCIQHLQNQTKPNGVELADDEYILHVEGTASSQRVVRHIGTTSWPGRLTLTNYALYFEASGIINYEDAIKMDLSKDVEQSVKPAATGPWGAQLFDKAIIYESSDSSEEIVLEFPELTSSTRREHWLALIREIMFLHQFLSKYNINGPIQAWEIHARTILGIIRLHAAREMLRISPPVPTKFLIFSLYNELPKGDYVLEEFADSLKKVNSGHSCSASSILRIMNMYRSIPSDEIVEKPIQEVESSTSALEDSPSLKTAIKQSRKEEKEVLIAKATTEELKDDGVIDSIMVLTELLKPLKHVVPWVQGIFAWERPINTVAVLVLSLIITYMEWVGKAIACFLIWVIVKMLEARKNRICEKRKEIVISRTSMASDQSTVESIVSAQHGLYTVHEIMQIANIAMLKIWSILIYKADKHANVVMVAMSGLAFLLAVIPFKYFLMGIILQTFATSLKRVKPPPPPSSSPGTGNRRLREWWDSIPIVPVRVVDNALDE; encoded by the exons ATGGCTACAAAGCTAAAGTATCTGTCTTCCATTGCAGAGGACGTTCTTAAGAGATGTGCACA GAAACTAGAAATTCCAGTAGAGGGATTGGTGGAAGAATTTGAATCAGGATGGAACCCGGATGAGGGAGACTACTGCAAAAAATTAGTAGAATTTTGCAGTACCAAGACTCTATGTCAAAAACTGTGCCAGGATGGCATACAGGAAAAGATCAACGATGGCTCATTTAGCAGGTTGACCTATGATATGATGCTTGCTTGGGAGAGACCTAGATACTATGATGAAGACGGCACG GAATCTGTAGCAAAGGAGCACGAAGAAAGGATAGCTCGAAAAGCCACTCAAGAACAGGAAGATATCCCTCTTTTTTATTCAGACATCATGCCTCTACTT GTTACTAATGAGGCCAGTGTCGGAGAAGATGCATTTGTGTGGATGGGATCACAATTTCCATTAGTAGCAGATGTTGCAAATGGAAGGTTTACTTTTGAAACTCTAACAGCACCAACAGGCCTCCGACTACACCATCCGGCATACgatatattcttaaaaaatatggACAA GTGCATACAGCATTTGCAGAATCAGACAAAGCCAAATGGTGTGGAACTGGCCGATGACGAATACATATTACATGTCGAAGGAACAGCAAGCTCCCAGAGAGTCGTTCGCCACATTGGGACGACAAGTTGGCCTG GTAGGCTTACACTGACCAACTATGCTCTTTACTTCGAAGCCTCGGGAATAATAAATTACGAAGATGCTATAAAAATGGACCTCTCCAAGGATGTCGAGCAGAGTGTAAAACCGGCTGCCACAGGTCCCTGGGGAGCTCAACTTTTTGACAAGGCCATAATCTATGAATCATCTGATTC ATCAGAGGAGATTGTACTAGAGTTTCCAGAACTCACAAGTTCCACGAGGCGCGAACATTGGCTAGCACTGATAAGGGAAATAATGTTTCTCCACCAGTTTTTATCGAAGTACAATATCAATGGTCCAATCCAAGCATGGGAGATTCATGCAAGGACAATATTGGGAATCATAAGGCTTCATGCAGCCAGAGAAATGCTAAGAATATCACCACCTGTCCCAACGAAGTTCCTAATATTCTCCTTATACAACGAGCTGCCAAAGGGAGATTATGTTCTCGAAGAATTCGCAGATAGCCTCAAGAAGGTCAATAGCGGACACTCGTGTAGCGCAAGCTCAATCCTTAGAATTATGAACATGTATAGGTCCATACCTTCTGATGAAATAGTAGAGAAGCCAATTCAAGAAGTTGAAAGTAGCACGAGTGCTTTAGAAGATAGTCCTTCCTTGAAGACAGCTATCAAACAATCaaggaaggaagaaaaggaagttCTCATCGCGAAAGCTACCACTGAAGAATTAAAGGATGATGGTGTCATCGACAGCATTATGGTTCTTACA gaACTATTAAAACCACTCAAACATGTAGTCCCATGGGTTCAAGGAATCTTCGCTTGGGAAAGGCCAATAAATACTGTTGCTGTTCTTGTTCTATCTCTCATAATCACTTATAT GGAGTGGGTTGGTAAGGCAATCGCATGTTTCTTGATATGGGTGATAGTAAAGATGCTTGAGGCAAGAAAAAATAGGATATGCGAGAAGCGCAAAGAGATAGTAATAAGTAGAACAAGTATGGCTTCGGATCAGTCCACGGTGGAGAGCATTGTCTCAGCCCAGCATGGATTGTATACTGTTCATGAGATCATGCAGATAGCTAATATAGCAATGCTAAAGATATGGTCAATACTTATTTACAAGGCAGATAAG CATGCAAATGTAGTGATGGTGGCAATGAGTGGTTTGGCATTCTTACTGGCAGTGATTCCATTTAAGTACTTCCTAATGGGAATCATTCTGCAAACCTTTGCCACATCGTTGAAGAGAGTTAAGCCGCCGCCGCCACCATCATCGTCTCCTGGAACAGGGAACAGACGCTTAAGGGAATGGTGGGACTCAATTCCAATTGTTCCTGTTCGTGTAGTAGACAATGCTCTTGATGAATAG